In one window of Nitrospinota bacterium DNA:
- a CDS encoding chemotaxis protein CheA, translating to MSEETQQDEMQEILKEFITEAEELLEMIDQKFVEFEKSPEKIEIIDEIFRSVHTIKGTSGFLGLNQMVELTHESENVLNKLRQKKIKVTPDIMDTLLKSFDFIKILLKVIKSNEKKKIDLTGILEELSQIIKGSDKKERHGEKNCKGLEKKSIKKRKGSEKETKRKGIIVKKNIKTADQIKNASAEVQSDNTNEKIQKKVKEATEEKIDNTLIKEEKITKNLEADKTVHIDIGRLDDLMNLVGELVLDRNRLLNISSKFEEIYEDDPRFRELGVLASHVNRITTDLQLAVMKTRMQPIKRVFNRFPRMVRDLARDMSKEINLDIFGEETELDKSVIEEIVDPLVHLIRNAVDHGIEIPEERIKAGKTRVGNIRLSAYHEGNNIVFEIEDDGRGMDTKKIREKAIEKGIIDRVEADRLSEEECLNLIFTPGFSTAKKISDISGRGVGMDVVKTNITKLNGIIDIVNNFGKGNRIVIKLPLTIAIIHSLMVKVREEMFAIPLSSVVEIIKISSKEIHIIDGHEVVNVRGSVLSLIRLSDEFDIPLTENKDQNLYSYVVVVGIAEKRYGIVVERLCGQEEIVIKSIGEFLSDSHGVAGATITGDGKVVLILDIARLVQNLKAPK from the coding sequence ATGTCAGAAGAAACCCAACAGGATGAAATGCAAGAGATTTTAAAAGAATTTATTACTGAAGCAGAAGAGCTGTTGGAGATGATTGATCAAAAATTTGTCGAGTTTGAAAAGTCTCCTGAGAAGATTGAAATAATAGATGAGATATTTCGCTCTGTACATACTATAAAAGGAACTTCTGGTTTTTTAGGGCTCAATCAAATGGTTGAACTAACTCATGAGTCAGAGAATGTATTGAATAAACTCCGTCAGAAAAAAATAAAAGTTACCCCTGATATCATGGATACTCTTCTAAAATCCTTTGATTTCATTAAAATTCTTCTTAAAGTTATCAAGAGTAATGAAAAGAAAAAGATTGATCTAACCGGAATTTTAGAGGAATTGAGCCAAATCATAAAAGGGTCTGATAAGAAAGAGAGACATGGAGAGAAAAATTGTAAAGGATTAGAAAAAAAGTCCATCAAAAAAAGAAAGGGTTCTGAGAAAGAAACGAAAAGAAAAGGAATAATTGTAAAGAAAAATATAAAAACTGCAGATCAGATTAAAAATGCTTCTGCAGAGGTGCAAAGTGACAACACAAATGAGAAAATACAAAAGAAAGTTAAAGAAGCTACTGAGGAAAAAATAGATAATACATTGATAAAAGAAGAAAAAATAACTAAGAATTTAGAAGCTGACAAAACAGTACATATAGATATAGGCAGGCTTGATGATTTAATGAATTTGGTTGGTGAGTTGGTATTGGACCGAAATCGCTTGCTAAACATCAGTAGCAAATTCGAGGAAATATATGAAGATGATCCCAGGTTCAGGGAATTGGGAGTTCTTGCATCTCATGTGAATCGAATTACTACAGATTTACAACTGGCAGTAATGAAAACAAGGATGCAACCTATCAAAAGAGTCTTTAATAGATTCCCGAGGATGGTGAGAGACTTAGCAAGAGATATGTCAAAAGAGATTAATTTAGATATTTTTGGGGAAGAAACAGAGTTAGATAAATCTGTAATCGAGGAGATAGTTGATCCATTGGTTCACCTTATTAGAAATGCGGTAGATCATGGCATAGAGATTCCTGAAGAAAGAATAAAAGCAGGAAAGACTAGGGTTGGAAATATAAGACTTTCTGCTTATCATGAAGGGAATAATATAGTTTTTGAAATTGAAGATGATGGAAGGGGAATGGATACAAAAAAAATTAGGGAAAAGGCTATCGAGAAAGGAATTATTGATAGAGTAGAGGCTGATAGATTAAGCGAAGAGGAATGTCTAAATCTCATTTTTACCCCTGGTTTTAGTACAGCAAAAAAAATCAGTGATATATCTGGAAGAGGGGTTGGGATGGATGTGGTGAAAACGAATATTACTAAATTAAACGGCATTATTGATATAGTTAACAATTTCGGAAAAGGAAACAGGATTGTAATAAAACTTCCATTAACCATCGCTATTATTCATTCATTAATGGTAAAGGTGAGAGAAGAGATGTTTGCTATTCCATTGTCATCTGTTGTAGAGATAATAAAAATATCCTCTAAAGAGATACATATTATTGATGGCCATGAGGTAGTCAATGTAAGAGGTTCTGTACTTTCACTTATTAGGCTAAGTGATGAGTTTGATATTCCATTAACAGAAAATAAAGATCAAAATTTATATTCTTATGTTGTAGTGGTTGGAATTGCAGAAAAGCGATACGGAATAGTTGTAGAAAGGCTCTGTGGTCAAGAAGAAATCGTTATAAAATCTATAGGTGAGTTCTTATCTGATTCTCATGGAGTTGCAGGTGCAACGATAACAGGTGATGGAAAGGTCGTGCTGATTTTAGATATTGCAAGGCTAGTTCAAAATCTAAAAGCTCCTAAATAG